In Roseomonas fluvialis, one genomic interval encodes:
- a CDS encoding YHS domain-containing (seleno)protein gives MALSRRSMLWIIPGATVAVPLGALLLPKEGRAAQVNADRGIAVRGTDVVAYATQGRAVPGRAEFTHDWRGATWRFASAAHRDLFAADPERYAPAYGGFCAFAVSEGYTAPIDPAAWRIVDGRLFLNYDRSVQRRWEGDIPGRIARGDANWPALAAR, from the coding sequence ATGGCCCTGTCGCGTCGCTCGATGCTTTGGATCATTCCCGGTGCGACGGTCGCCGTGCCGCTCGGCGCCCTGCTGCTGCCGAAGGAAGGCCGCGCCGCGCAGGTCAATGCGGACCGTGGCATCGCGGTGCGCGGCACCGACGTGGTCGCCTATGCGACGCAGGGGCGCGCCGTGCCCGGGCGGGCGGAATTCACCCATGACTGGCGGGGCGCCACTTGGCGCTTCGCCTCCGCCGCGCATCGCGACCTGTTTGCCGCCGACCCCGAGCGCTACGCCCCGGCCTATGGCGGCTTCTGCGCCTTTGCGGTCAGCGAGGGCTACACCGCCCCGATCGACCCTGCCGCCTGGCGGATCGTCGATGGCCGGCTGTTCCTGAACTACGACCGGTCGGTGCAGCGCCGCTGGGAAGGCGACATCCCGGGACGCATCGCCCGCGGGGACGCGAACTGGCCGGCGTTGGCCGCGCGATAG